Genomic window (Salvelinus fontinalis isolate EN_2023a chromosome 3, ASM2944872v1, whole genome shotgun sequence):
ATCATTGCATATGTTTGCCTTCTTCCCACCTTAATATTACATCAGATTGTTCAAAAAATTTGGACAAAGAAGCACTCAACATCACGTCAACACTTACGTTTTTGGGGAGGAGGTAGCCTCCGACCTGGATGTCTTTGTCAGCGATGACCCTGGCATTGGCCGCAATAACAGGATAAAGTCTGGAGAAGCCAAAACATAACAATGTCAGTGTGACTGATCAGTCTAATGATTGATCGATTGGTTGTAGTTGATTGAATCAGGGGTACATAGTTCATTCAAATTGGTAGTGgataggctctgtcgcagccggccgcgaccgggaggtccgtggggcgacgcacaattggcatagcgtcgtccggggtagggagggtttggccggtagggatatccttgtctcatcgcgctccagcgactcctgtggcgggccgggcgcagtgcgcgccagccaaggggggccaggtacacggtgtttcctccgacacattggtgcggctggcttccgggttggaggcgcgctgtgttaaagaagcagtacggctggttgggttgtgcttcggaggacgcatggctttcaaccttcgtctctcccgagacCGTACggaagttgtagcgatgagacaaggtagtaattactagcgattggataccacgaaaaattggggagaaaatgggataaaattaaaaaattaaaaaaattaaaaaaaaatggtaGTGGATGAAATGAGCTCCCCTTAATTATATAATGAGGAGCTATGAGCACTTACCTGAGCACCTCCTTCACCACAGCCTTCATGAGGGGCATGCGAGCCACGTCTACAGCCCCGGGCACCCTCCGACCCCCCATCACGGCCAGTACCTCCTCCCTCAGCGAGGCCTGCACCTCGGGGTGCCGAGATAGTTCGTACAGGGACCAGGACATGGTGCTGGAGATCTGAACCCACACAGGACACAACAGGTCAGTACGACAGAAAGATCATTCACCATAAGGTCACTAGCAGTGGATGGAGAGGATAGTGAGCTCCTTACAGCTTAAGAAGAAGTCGTATGCTGTGATTTACTCAATGATATAGTATACTTTTGACTAGGAGTGAGAGGAAGTGGAGATGTATGACTATTGGatattttataaactaatagtAAAGAGCAGGCTCAAAGATGGAGCGATTAGGACAGAGAAGACaataaggagggagagatgcaAGAGGAAGAAGACATGAGAGATTTTCTTCACCGTGTCCACCCCAGCCAGAAGCATCTCAGTGACGTTGCTGTACACCGTCTTCATGGGCAGCCCTGTGCGGGTCAGGAAGTAGGTCAGATATcgcccctccacctcctctccccgcGCCACCTTCTCCGCTTCCTCCTTCAGACGCTGGTCAATGTGACCTTTAGCTGCAAGGAGAGAGATCAGGAGTCAGATCAGAGTAAAAAATCTCAGATACTATTTAAAAAATCTCatgttcaaatactattttaaatattttaaatACTTTCAGCGTTTGCTTTAGCCTAATGAATGCCAGATGGGCGGGGCTTGCATTGGTTCCATAGCAGCAATCATCAATCAATTCCAGCTGAAGTATTTCAAATAgtttttgaacccaggtctgaaggAGCTCTAGTCCAACTAAGGGAATCTGTACAGCTTGGAAATGAAAAAATAGACCTCCGGGAAAGCTTACTACAGGGATTACAGGTGATGAATGGAAGGCAGCCACACACACTATGGGTCCTATTGAATGGGAACGATTTATAGCAAGTTACTAGAAATCGATCCGTAGAGTGTAACTAACCACTGGGGGCATCTAATAATTATAAGTAGGTCAGTGGGGTTAAAAAGATCTAATGTAAGAGGTGACATGTACTAAAGAGTTGACAGAATTAAACCAAGGTGGagcaattttatttgtcacatgcttcgtaaacaacagttgtagactaacagtgacatgcttacttatgggcccttcccaacaatgcagagggaAAACATTTTATAATAGAatgataataacacaaggaataaatacacaatatgTAACAATAGTATGAGGCTATCAAAGATGGCAGCTCACCGAATTGGAAAATGTAGTCCCAGCATTGGCAGAAAGTGTCCCAGGGCATGGGGAACAGCTTGTGTAACCAGGCGGGCATAGCCATGGTGAGGAGTGTCATGACAAACATGGTGTTAATGGACTGGATGAAACACTCTGTCTCCGTGGGAACCACAGGGTCTAGGCAACCAATCTTGGTCTCGAACAAGACTGAGGAGATCCctgcagagaggaagacaggcacaGGTCAAGGGTGAGAAGGGTTTGAAGGGCTTTCCGGAAGGGCTTTGTTTCACTCTGTAATACAGATCCAATCAAGCCTATTATAGACTTGTCAGAGTACCCTATCCTACCATACACAAGTAAGTGGTGGTAATAGACTAAACTAGAAGCCCACAATGCTAATTGACATTGATACAATAAAGTTGCTTCCTGATCTTGTGTCTTATTACAGGACTGATCTCAGATAACCTCACACCTGACCTCGGATGCTGAACTCATATGCCACCgtgtaaaagtaaaaataaaaacaaggAGAACAGGTTGAGTGCAAATAGGTCTTACCTTCGAGGCCGAAGCGGTAGAACTCACTGCTGATGTTCGGGACGAGACCGCAGGGGTCCTGGCGCCTGCTGAGGCGGAGCTTAGCAATGAGGTCATCAACAACGGCATTTAGAGTGGTGTCGTAGGCCTCCACCGCCTTTGGATGTAGCATGTGCTTCCCCAGGAGACTCCGCACCGCCTGCCACTCCTCCCCTTCACTTACGTCAAAAAAATGTCAAGGTTAGCGTTGCAAAATTcctggaactttcaataaattccatgACTTTCCCGAAAATTCCTGTAAtaaggagggaataagcaggaaatccggaatcctccaaccaggttttttggaaaaccagggaatttatttaaAGTTCCCAGCGATTTTTCAACCCTAAGGAAGGTaaacagaaaataatgtcatcaATGAGTTTGCACAGCAAACATCCAATAGTTTACATGTTTTATACAGGCTGAGCCAACTGTAACTGTACAGTTGAACTGTAACTTGATTGAACTGTAATTGAACTGTGAGCATTTTCATATTCCTGCTCATTAGGTTATAACCCATAGGTAATAATAGATCAAAGGCTGACATCTGTCTCTTTCCTGAGtctctgtctgtgcctgtctggCTTCTAGACCAATTAGTCCTttgtcttaaagggatacttcaggattttggcaaactcatggataccatttgtatgtctctgcatccagtatgaaggaagttagaggtagtttcgctaGCCactgctaactagtgttagcacaatgactggatgtcgataccatagacttccattCATTGCCCTAAACACTAGTTAGCAATTGTGCTAATGCaagttagcaacttcctttaaACTGCACACAGAaacatggtatccacgagtt
Coding sequences:
- the LOC129846153 gene encoding 25-hydroxyvitamin D-1 alpha hydroxylase, mitochondrial-like; the encoded protein is MDIAKRMLQQALKVSGRSMTPLIKWMENWAESSVGRNKTEAAHRVKSLEEMPGPTVAKFAWDLFAKRGLSRLHELQIEGVKRYGPMWKASFGPILTVHVAEPALIEQVLRQEGKTPIRSDLSSWKDYRKQRGHGYGLLTAEGEEWQAVRSLLGKHMLHPKAVEAYDTTLNAVVDDLIAKLRLSRRQDPCGLVPNISSEFYRFGLEGISSVLFETKIGCLDPVVPTETECFIQSINTMFVMTLLTMAMPAWLHKLFPMPWDTFCQCWDYIFQFAKGHIDQRLKEEAEKVARGEEVEGRYLTYFLTRTGLPMKTVYSNVTEMLLAGVDTISSTMSWSLYELSRHPEVQASLREEVLAVMGGRRVPGAVDVARMPLMKAVVKEVLRLYPVIAANARVIADKDIQVGGYLLPKNTLITLCHFATSRNAAFFPNPDTFQPYRWLNRYKDHHPYASVPFGVGKRSCIGRRIAELEVYLALARILMQFDVKPDPEGSGAAVKPMTRTLLVPESDINLQFIER